In a single window of the Haladaptatus sp. R4 genome:
- a CDS encoding ABC transporter permease — translation MSMSDYLLRRLGFMVLTLLFVTLITFVVTTILPGNVALLILGPNATDKSIHALQAQMGLDKPLYVQYIDWVLGLLQGDMGTSLRFGDPVISLIAEKLPRSLLLAGAATVIAVVLALPLGVIAAVKQNDMPDLLASMFGFIGVSIPIFLWGLVFILVFAVWLNVLPTGGYVPPSEDPVGTLTHLILPASAMGFALTAYIMRMTRSSMLEVMSEEYIKLARSKGMTQRVIVLKHALRNAIIPVITVIAFQFSYAFGGVVVLEQVFYWPGIGKLMLTAIQSRDIPLLQGCILVVAVMYMLSNLAADILYGYFDPRIRYGGSE, via the coding sequence ATGTCGATGTCTGATTATCTACTGCGGCGGTTGGGGTTCATGGTGTTAACCCTCCTGTTCGTGACGCTGATAACGTTCGTCGTGACGACGATCCTGCCCGGAAACGTCGCGTTGCTCATCCTCGGGCCGAACGCGACTGACAAGTCCATCCACGCGCTGCAAGCCCAGATGGGCCTCGATAAGCCCCTGTACGTCCAGTACATCGACTGGGTGCTCGGGCTTCTGCAGGGCGATATGGGGACGTCGCTCCGGTTCGGTGACCCGGTCATCTCGCTCATCGCGGAGAAGTTGCCGCGGTCGCTCCTGCTCGCCGGTGCGGCGACGGTCATCGCGGTCGTTCTGGCGCTGCCGCTCGGCGTCATCGCCGCGGTGAAACAGAACGACATGCCGGACCTGTTGGCGTCGATGTTCGGTTTCATCGGCGTGTCGATTCCGATCTTCCTGTGGGGACTGGTGTTCATCCTCGTCTTCGCCGTCTGGCTGAACGTCCTCCCGACCGGCGGATACGTCCCGCCGAGCGAGGACCCGGTGGGAACGCTGACTCACCTCATCCTCCCGGCGTCGGCGATGGGATTCGCACTCACCGCGTACATCATGCGGATGACCCGGTCGTCGATGCTCGAAGTGATGTCCGAGGAGTACATCAAGCTGGCTCGGTCCAAGGGGATGACCCAGCGGGTCATCGTTCTCAAACACGCGCTTCGGAACGCCATCATCCCGGTCATCACGGTCATCGCGTTTCAGTTCAGCTACGCCTTCGGCGGCGTCGTCGTGCTCGAACAGGTGTTCTACTGGCCGGGCATCGGCAAACTGATGCTGACCGCCATCCAGAGCCGCGACATCCCGCTGTTGCAGGGTTGTATCCTGGTCGTCGCGGTGATGTACATGCTCTCGAACCTCGCCGCGGACATCCTCTACGGCTACTTCGATCCGCGGAT